One part of the Streptomyces ferrugineus genome encodes these proteins:
- a CDS encoding DUF6479 family protein has translation MSTATFELAATSSEVLNVIAAFVGGMVIAGALIWAVQFGMRVRDRELPRPTVGEQPHLPDTGAVHEERELREPDEVPHSTGRERLLPHELHHAGSKRSEDQHRRRWLPGKSGSFGGGGLGHS, from the coding sequence ATGAGTACCGCGACGTTTGAACTAGCGGCCACGTCGAGCGAAGTACTCAACGTGATCGCCGCCTTTGTGGGTGGAATGGTCATCGCCGGCGCACTGATCTGGGCGGTGCAGTTCGGCATGCGGGTCCGTGACCGGGAGCTGCCACGGCCCACGGTCGGCGAACAGCCGCACCTTCCCGACACCGGTGCGGTGCACGAGGAACGGGAACTGCGGGAGCCCGACGAGGTGCCGCACTCGACGGGCAGGGAACGCCTCCTGCCGCACGAGCTGCACCACGCCGGCAGCAAACGCAGCGAGGACCAGCACCGCAGGCGCTGGCTGCCCGGCAAGAGCGGATCCTTCGGCGGGGGCGGACTGGGGCACTCTTAG
- a CDS encoding DUF4142 domain-containing protein → MTIGSLVYPAMLGVNTVGNAPARIIDTTPTGPLTEADRDFVVKVRAAGLWEYPVGRMALEKGTTKPVRIAGEHLIDGHASLDAACRRVAGQLGITLPNQPSSQQRGFVDQLNADAGRQFDTDMANILRMTHAQIFPTIASIRATTRNSLIRALADQANDTVLDHITVLEKTGLVDFTQANVQVTSSPRPSDPALTPPPPAPGSPVVALTPRASGSASPTAG, encoded by the coding sequence ATGACCATCGGCTCGCTCGTCTATCCCGCCATGCTCGGAGTCAACACGGTCGGCAACGCGCCCGCCCGGATCATCGACACCACGCCGACCGGACCGCTGACGGAGGCCGACCGGGACTTCGTGGTCAAGGTGCGGGCGGCGGGGCTGTGGGAGTACCCGGTGGGACGGATGGCGTTGGAGAAGGGCACGACGAAGCCGGTCAGGATCGCCGGGGAGCATCTGATCGACGGCCACGCCTCGCTCGACGCCGCCTGCCGCAGGGTCGCCGGGCAGTTGGGCATCACGCTGCCCAACCAGCCCTCGTCCCAGCAGCGGGGCTTCGTGGACCAGTTGAACGCCGACGCCGGCCGGCAGTTCGACACCGACATGGCCAACATCCTGCGCATGACGCACGCCCAGATCTTCCCCACGATCGCGAGCATCCGCGCCACCACAAGGAACTCGCTGATCCGCGCCCTGGCCGACCAGGCCAACGACACCGTGCTGGATCACATCACGGTGCTGGAGAAGACCGGCCTGGTCGACTTCACCCAGGCCAACGTCCAGGTGACGTCCTCGCCGCGGCCCTCCGACCCGGCCCTGACCCCGCCGCCCCCGGCGCCGGGCTCGCCGGTCGTCGCCCTCACACCACGGGCGAGCGGGTCGGCGAGCCCGACAGCCGGGTGA
- a CDS encoding FxLYD domain-containing protein, translated as MPGHRPRWSTTALALTTAAVLAVPALTSCSDEDTPSSVSSAASKAASAFASATAEAGRQLDDIKGGIDAKDAVRLGDPTTASDGRAEVEVTAANTTDATRSFAVQINFRDENGNLLDATVVTVSDVAAGETGKDTARSTRDLGGDVRAEVARAVRY; from the coding sequence ATGCCCGGTCATCGCCCCCGCTGGAGCACTACCGCCCTCGCCCTGACGACGGCCGCCGTCCTGGCCGTCCCCGCCCTGACCTCCTGCTCGGACGAGGACACCCCGTCCTCGGTCTCCTCGGCGGCCAGCAAGGCGGCGTCGGCCTTCGCCTCGGCGACGGCGGAGGCGGGGCGGCAGCTCGACGACATCAAGGGCGGCATCGACGCCAAGGACGCGGTGCGCCTCGGCGACCCCACGACCGCTTCCGACGGCCGTGCCGAGGTGGAGGTCACCGCGGCGAACACCACCGACGCGACCAGGTCCTTCGCCGTCCAGATCAACTTCCGGGACGAGAACGGCAATCTCCTCGACGCGACCGTGGTGACCGTCTCGGACGTGGCGGCGGGTGAGACCGGGAAGGACACCGCACGCAGCACCCGCGACCTGGGCGGGGACGTGCGGGCGGAGGTGGCACGGGCGGTGCGCTACTGA
- a CDS encoding Ig-like domain-containing protein translates to MSRSRGCWRTTVLGALAAAGALVVPGMPGAAAYGVQGTSAPVGGDLWAYATIEPGREGVVQVGGYDGEPLGAGSALTLTAPARTKVTGVPFTGLGYRGSVTAGGASATYTFEGAAAPREEPPAAWKGRTFPFHLSVLPDAEPGTRLPDCTLALRDAKGAVRQRGTCTVTVGLPAPVLSRPASGVPLDALPETSGTAYPGAQVTVLDALEEEVCATAAAPDGTWSCAPARALPPGVGRLQATATLNGVSATSEQIDIMVTGPAAPQ, encoded by the coding sequence ATGAGCAGGTCCCGCGGGTGTTGGAGGACAACGGTGCTCGGTGCGCTCGCCGCGGCGGGCGCGCTGGTCGTGCCGGGGATGCCGGGCGCCGCGGCGTACGGCGTTCAGGGCACGTCGGCTCCGGTCGGCGGTGATCTGTGGGCGTACGCGACGATCGAGCCGGGTCGGGAGGGGGTCGTCCAGGTCGGCGGCTATGACGGGGAGCCGCTGGGCGCCGGATCGGCGTTGACCTTGACGGCGCCGGCGAGGACGAAGGTGACGGGTGTGCCGTTCACCGGGCTCGGGTACCGGGGATCGGTGACGGCGGGCGGGGCCAGCGCGACGTACACCTTCGAGGGCGCCGCCGCGCCGAGGGAGGAGCCGCCGGCCGCGTGGAAGGGCCGTACCTTCCCCTTCCATCTGTCGGTCCTCCCGGACGCGGAACCCGGCACCCGGCTTCCCGACTGCACCCTGGCCCTGAGGGACGCGAAGGGCGCCGTGCGCCAGCGAGGTACCTGCACCGTGACGGTCGGCCTGCCCGCTCCCGTCCTGTCCCGGCCCGCCTCGGGCGTCCCGCTCGACGCGCTGCCGGAGACGTCCGGCACGGCCTATCCCGGCGCCCAGGTCACGGTCCTCGACGCCCTGGAGGAAGAGGTCTGCGCGACGGCGGCGGCCCCCGACGGCACCTGGTCCTGCGCCCCGGCCCGCGCCCTCCCGCCCGGCGTGGGCCGCCTCCAGGCGACGGCGACCCTGAACGGCGTCAGCGCGACGAGCGAGCAGATCGACATCATGGTGACCGGCCCGGCGGCGCCTCAGTAG
- a CDS encoding VOC family protein, with translation MSDAPAEPTAPVHELRLVVTADDYDAALRFYRDVLGLPERAAFSSPDGRVTILEAGRATLELTDPNHAEFIDEVEVGRRVAGHVRVAFQVDDSTAATARLAAAGAEVLAAPTRTPWNSLNARLEAPGALQLTLFTELGGEGGDDGGDARATGRA, from the coding sequence ATGTCCGACGCACCGGCCGAACCCACCGCCCCCGTACACGAGCTCCGCCTCGTGGTCACGGCGGACGACTACGACGCGGCGCTGCGCTTCTACCGGGATGTGCTCGGCCTCCCCGAGCGCGCCGCGTTCTCCTCGCCCGACGGCCGGGTCACCATCCTCGAGGCGGGCCGGGCCACGCTGGAACTGACCGATCCGAACCACGCGGAGTTCATCGACGAGGTGGAGGTCGGCCGACGGGTGGCGGGGCACGTCCGGGTCGCCTTCCAGGTGGACGACTCCACGGCGGCCACGGCAAGGCTGGCGGCGGCCGGCGCCGAGGTCCTGGCGGCGCCCACCCGCACACCGTGGAACTCCCTCAACGCCCGCCTGGAGGCACCCGGCGCCCTTCAGCTGACGCTGTTCACGGAGCTGGGCGGGGAGGGCGGGGACGACGGCGGCGACGCCCGGGCGACCGGACGCGCGTAG
- a CDS encoding asparagine synthase-related protein — MLGSLPPELSGCVATPQRILIFRGLCSPDQIFHRRSGGHLSWSTDPRDLLHGRLPDFDGETLWRSCRGEDVFVYPDLGPLLHPGQFIVLGPRSTRTATYDRVTPLDLPRRTPLREYARLTYDLLREETRRWADAGRVGILLSGGVDSATVLAALTEHGADVTAYHMGTDDPAADESGYARQVCRHLDVPLVTVARVTDDEDYFATARDLPHPFNHVWLRTLERLADRIAADGVRVVVSGLEGDMLFGPLRYGLHDILAADVPAHEKAWMLRGLLGTRWELSRLLRSARPSYSLYADPEAIAETELGSDFLVPHPDAAPESYDLDFAPQEHTLNLALWRPRGIHLAKPLGARPLRRLAARLPDAYRLIPHAGRTIDKPVLRLAAAHRLPPDVRRHYGRTWLGAPDETWCLRHPDALARVLAAPDARLTALGVVDPRRLAEVLADPRALRRNAENLICSAMVELFLRDLESNLESKPEARLRPNGTADDRR; from the coding sequence ATGCTCGGATCGCTCCCCCCGGAGCTCTCCGGATGCGTCGCCACCCCGCAGCGGATCCTGATATTCCGCGGCCTGTGCAGCCCCGACCAGATCTTCCACCGCAGGAGCGGCGGGCACCTCTCCTGGTCCACCGATCCCAGGGACCTCCTGCACGGCCGCCTCCCGGACTTCGACGGCGAGACGCTCTGGCGCAGCTGCCGCGGCGAGGACGTCTTCGTCTACCCGGACCTCGGACCGCTGCTGCACCCCGGCCAGTTCATCGTCCTCGGCCCCCGCTCCACCCGCACCGCGACCTACGACCGCGTGACCCCGCTCGACCTGCCCCGCCGCACCCCCCTGCGCGAGTACGCCCGCCTCACCTACGACCTGCTGCGCGAGGAGACCCGCCGCTGGGCCGACGCCGGCCGCGTCGGCATCCTCCTGTCCGGCGGCGTCGACTCGGCCACCGTCCTCGCGGCGCTCACCGAGCACGGCGCGGACGTCACGGCGTACCACATGGGCACCGACGACCCCGCGGCCGACGAGTCCGGGTACGCCCGCCAGGTGTGCCGGCACCTCGACGTGCCCCTGGTCACCGTCGCGCGCGTCACGGACGACGAGGACTACTTCGCGACGGCCCGCGATCTGCCCCACCCCTTCAACCACGTCTGGCTGCGCACCCTGGAGCGCCTCGCCGACCGCATCGCGGCCGACGGGGTGCGGGTGGTGGTGTCCGGCCTGGAGGGGGACATGCTCTTCGGGCCGCTGCGCTACGGGCTGCACGACATCCTCGCCGCGGACGTGCCGGCGCACGAGAAGGCGTGGATGCTGCGCGGGCTGCTCGGCACCCGCTGGGAGCTGAGCCGGCTGCTGCGCAGCGCCCGGCCGTCGTACTCCCTGTACGCGGACCCCGAGGCGATCGCCGAGACGGAACTCGGCAGCGACTTCCTCGTCCCGCACCCGGACGCCGCCCCCGAGTCGTACGACCTGGACTTCGCGCCCCAGGAGCACACCCTCAACCTGGCCCTGTGGCGGCCACGCGGCATCCACCTCGCCAAACCGCTCGGCGCCCGGCCGCTGCGCCGCCTCGCCGCCCGGCTGCCCGACGCCTATCGCCTCATCCCGCACGCCGGGCGCACCATCGACAAACCGGTGCTGCGGCTGGCCGCCGCGCACCGGCTGCCGCCGGACGTCCGGCGGCACTACGGGCGGACCTGGCTGGGCGCCCCCGACGAGACCTGGTGCCTGCGCCACCCCGACGCGCTCGCCCGCGTCCTCGCCGCCCCCGACGCCAGGCTGACCGCCCTGGGCGTCGTCGACCCGCGGCGGCTCGCCGAGGTGCTCGCCGACCCGCGGGCGCTGCGCCGCAACGCCGAGAACCTGATCTGCTCCGCCATGGTCGAGCTCTTCCTGCGCGACCTGGAAAGCAACCTCGAAAGCAAACCCGAAGCACGACTTCGGCCGAACGGTACGGCCGACGACCGGAGGTGA